One Setaria italica strain Yugu1 chromosome II, Setaria_italica_v2.0, whole genome shotgun sequence DNA segment encodes these proteins:
- the LOC111256271 gene encoding cytochrome c oxidase assembly factor 5, whose protein sequence is MAKSCKGLAMELVKCLSETDCVKVQKRPYKECAGEKVPNITSECVGLRETYFNCKRGQVDMRARIRGNKGY, encoded by the exons ATGGCGAAATCGTGCAAGGGGTTGGCCATGGAGCTCGTCAAGTGCCTCAGCGAGACTGACTGCGTCAAG GTTCAGAAGAGGCCGTACAAGGAGTGTGCCGGGGAGAAGGTGCCCAACATCACTAGCGAGTGCGTCGGACTGCGGGAGACTTACTTCAACTGCAAAAGGGGCCAG GTTGACATGCGAGCTCGGATACGTGGGAACAAGGGATACTAG
- the LOC101765629 gene encoding uncharacterized protein LOC101765629 produces the protein MRMEGLIPFVFGAIKKRRATRRTMHYDLISSPGSSPPPPLQTRGRPAAERLTGGAYHSQSGSSQSQSCRFVVRRSLADELHLLRDDDGRDTPAGDGRGLSRSRRFSSMRVPGCVSDVQESVVLPRRH, from the coding sequence ATGAGGATGGAGGGGCTCATCCCTTTCGTCTTCGGCGCGATCAAGAAGCggagggcgacgaggaggacgatgCACTACGACCTCATCTCCTCCCCcggctcctctcctcctcctcctctccaaacgcgggggcggccggcggcggagcggctCACCGGCGGCGCCTATCACTCCCAGAGTGGGAGTAGTCAGAGCCAGAGCTGTCGCTTCGTCGTCCGGCGTTCGCTGGCGGACGAGCTCCATCTCTTgcgcgacgacgacgggcgCGACACGCCtgccggcgacggccgcgggCTGTCCAGGTCTCGGAGGTTCAGCAGCATGCGTGTGCCTGGATGCGTCAGCGACGTGCAGGAATCTGTAGTTCTCCCTAGGCGCCATTGA
- the LOC101772217 gene encoding uncharacterized protein LOC101772217 has translation MKPRPPAGASASAYAAPARLRPHLARLASFLVVFAVGYSLGLLSSSTRPSPRPSQTTIVRPHAAHLTDASTTDPAPNATAAATESYPRSPPHDLFRFREECGEPVPSEAVVPTLLEKLFDGESPYAGFPAPHTAALLHPARARPRGWGSTGAVFAELIEAVRPEVIVELGAFLGASALHMAAVSRNLSLSPAILCVDDFRGWPAFRDRFRRDVPPPRHGDALLLPQFMANVAAAGADAAARVLPLPFSTASALAALCGWGVYADLIEVDAGHDFHSAWADINLAWAVLRPGGVMFGHDYFTSADDRGVRRAVTLFAKVKGLTIRPHGQHWVLSPKPREHGSNAR, from the coding sequence ATGAAGCCACGCCCGCCGGCGGGTGCGTCGGCGTCTGCTTACGCCGCGCCGGCCAGGCTCCGCCCGCACCTCGCGCGGCTCGCCTCCTtcctcgtcgtcttcgccgTCGGCTACTCCCTCGGCCTCCTCTCCTCGTCCACCCGCCCGTCGCCGAGGCCATCCCAGACGACGATCGTGCGCCCGCACGCCGCGCACCTCACCGACGCCTCAACCACCGACCCGGCGCCGAAcgccacggccgcggcgacggAGAGCTacccgcggtcgccgccgcacGACCTGTTCCGGTTCAGGGAGGAGTGCGGGGAGCCGGTGCCGAGCGAGGCCGTCGTGCCGACGCTGCTGGAGAAGCTGTTCGACGGCGAGAGCCCCTACGCGGGGTTCCCGGCGCCGCACACCGCGGCGCTGCTGCACCCGGCGAGGGCGCGCCCGCGCGGGTGGGGCTCGACGGGCGCCGTGTTCGCGGAGCTCATCGAGGCGGTGCGCCCCGAGGTGATCGTGGAGCTGGGCGCGTTCCTGGGCGCGTCGGCGCTGCACATGGCGGCCGTGTCGCGGAACCTCTCGCTGTCCCCGGCGATCCTCTGCGTCGACGACTTCCGCGGGTGGCCGGCGTTCCGCGACCGGTTCCGGCGCGAcgtcccgccgccgcggcacggggacgcgctgctgctgccgcagtTCATGGCCAAcgtggccgcggcgggcgccgacgccgcggcgcgggtGCTGCCGCTGCCCTTCTCCACGGCGTCCGCGCTGGCGGCGCTGTGCGGGTGGGGCGTGTACGCGGACCTCATCGAGGTGGACGCCGGCCACGACTTCCACTCGGCGTGGGCCGACATCAACCTGGCCTGGGCCGTGCTCCGTCCCGGCGGCGTCATGTTCGGCCACGACTACTTCACCTCCGCCGACGACCGCGGCGTGCGACGCGCCGTGACGCTCTTCGCCAAGGTCAAGGGGCTCACCATCCGGCCCCACGGCCAGCACTGGGTGCTCTCCCCGAAGCCGCGCGAGCACGGCAGCAACGCCCGGTGA